The following coding sequences are from one Rutidosis leptorrhynchoides isolate AG116_Rl617_1_P2 chromosome 11, CSIRO_AGI_Rlap_v1, whole genome shotgun sequence window:
- the LOC139875859 gene encoding serine/threonine-protein phosphatase 7 long form homolog gives MAQTNQVRARSEPVDSSLLFLQAERNHRSYAVFTKKLHEDTLIKPRRADLSFWQHIKQLPNETINEHVQVYLDNVGLGLLAKLGKQRLDWSLVTAMIERWRPETHTFHLPIDGDVFSGIWYETNDSDWIPFVETYLGISRHAIGNRGIRRGRILIFVLITELNEEVGDTIESHQQRARVYILAMMGGILFSDANAYDVPLSFLHTIVDLSPANRISWRSAVLAHLYRNLCKAATNYEAKAINGSLLLVQQWVYERIPSLAPILRTDVRKIPEDLPPNQIPLIPAPYGSRWHGKRTNKNTPAHFIWQPYDDELFARLPAQCTADRPLWSYRGPIIFWATIETHLPDRATYIAEWNDRANRIFVGRDGGGVSRGYYDWYKALTVVHITDPGTDEGTNTYPNWAGTTNVYAMMKIGNNYRGGVQGNLSQQGAELVITCDIYVGDVMGTD, from the exons ATGGCTCAAACGAACCAAGTACGTGCTAGATCGGAGCCGGTTGATAGTTCTTTATTATTTTTACAAGCCGAAAGGAATCATAGATCGTACGCGGTATTTACAAAGAAGCTGCACGAGGACACGTTGATCAAACCACGAAGAGCTGATCTGAGCTTTTGGCAGCATATTAAACAGCTACCAAACGAAACAATTAATGAGCATGTGCAGGTGTATCTCGATAATGTGGGTTTGGGTTTACTAGCTAAATTGGGTAAACAAAGACTGGATTGGTCACTTGTTACTGCTATGATTGAAAGATGGCGCCCGGAGACGCATACGTTTCATTTACCGATTG ACGGGGATGTATTCTCCGGTATTTGGTATGAAACAAATGATAGCGATTGGATACCGTTTGTTGAAACGTACTTAGGGATCTCCCGTCATGCTATTGGTAATAGGGGTATACGTAGAGGGAGGATATTAATTTTCGTTTTAATTACGGAGTTGAATGAAGAAGTTGGAGACACTATCGAGTCTCACCAACAGCGGGCTAGAGTATATATTTTAGCTATGATGGGTGGCATTCTATTTTCTGATGCTAATGCGTATGATGTCCCTTTGAGTTTCTTGCACACCATCGTGGACTTGAGTCCAGCTAATCGTATTAGTTGGCGTAGTGCGGTTCTCGCACATCTTTATAGAAATTTGTGTAAAGCGGCCACAAACTATGAAGCCAAGGCCATTAATGGTTCGCTACTTTTAGTACAACAGTGGGTGTATGAACGAATTCCATCCCTCGCGCCAATTCTCAGAACTGATGTACGAAAGATTCCAGAGGACTTGCCACCGAACCAGATTCCACTTATTCCTGCACCCTATGGTTCTAG GTGGCATGGTAAACGGACTAACAAAAATACGCCAGCACAT TTTATATGGCAACCCTATGATGATGAGTTATTCGCCCGACTACCCGCGCAGTGCACAGCTGACAGACCCTTATGGTCATACCGTGGGCCAATTATATTCTGGGCTACTATTGAGACACATCTACCCGATCGG GCCACGTACATCGCAGAATGGAATGACCGAGCCAACCGTATATTTGTTGGTAGAGATGGTGGGGGTGTCAGTAGGGGTTACTATGACTGGTACAAGGCTCTCACTGTTGTGCACATTACAGATCCAGGAACCGACGAGGGTACCAACACATATCCTAATTGGGCAGGGACTACCAATGTCTAT GCGATGATGAAAATCGGGAACAACTACCGCGGAGGAGTACAAGGCAATCTGTCCCAACAAGGTGCGGAACTGGTCATCACCTGCGATATATACGTGGGGGACGTCATGGGCACTGATTAG